A genomic stretch from Telopea speciosissima isolate NSW1024214 ecotype Mountain lineage chromosome 7, Tspe_v1, whole genome shotgun sequence includes:
- the LOC122667581 gene encoding ribosomal RNA processing protein 1 homolog isoform X2 has protein sequence MDCALTGSFIAKQLASCDKKTRDRALQTLKTWLPSQHQVPEEEMKKIWKGLFYCVWHADKQPVQLELINRLTSLLVSLDLVVSFQYIEVFLTTMGREWSGIDFLRLDKFYLLFRRFIHNLFFLLKKNSWDIELLSRFMGVLEEKTLLANDKYPAQGVNYHISEIFLDELKPFLPIRREALDALLSPFFSVMMKSADKVQLNKIKSSMFGCLLRNGRKLLDLRKSGDDVDSSDEVVLFGTIALNLGLSSKFFDMGSSSDCLQGNRKVLFALHKEFLKLAKDLENAGIEIPYPQVEDGNADEVPDLIPIIGQDVQAAEVSSEPVEVAAVVANGSADKPSKKNKKAKKALVGNGKKAKKVKKNKNVVPDSMVLENGTTSDDQNEVVNVNNGENSNGNLTHDGNLIAFSESVISNLQMQFEKVAAEVGMGVDGMSSLDSPTSVINRSVSKKRKRSKSTDGQVSHTLGLCNPGVVGGSAAGKSGENSAKKVRFSMKNNLVWKPHSPLPPQSLRLPPSATPRGSALKKGIPAGPIREIPPTTKRVKLKTSSVKKGRKAKKSVLPAIKQLRKLRSLSV, from the exons ATGGACTGTGCCCTAACCGGCTCGTTCATAGCGAAGCAACTCGCCTCATGCGACAAAAAAACCAGAGACAGGGctctccaaaccctaaaaacatgGCTTCCTTCGCAGCACCAAGTGCCcgaagaagagatgaagaagatctgGAAAGGGCTCTTCTACTGTGTCTGGCACGCGGACAAGCAACCCGTACAGCTCGAGCTCATCAATCGTCTCACTTCGTTGCTCGTAAGTCTAGATCTCGTTGTTTCTTTTCAATACATTGAGGTTTTTTTGACTACAATGGGTCGTGAGTGGAGTGGTATCGATTTTCTGAGGTTGGATAAGTTTTACCTTTTGTTTAGGAGGTTTATCCACAATTTGTTCTTTCTGTTGAAGAAGAATTCATGGGATATTGAGCTTTTGAGTCGTTTTATGGGTGTTTTGGAGGAGAAGACTTTGTTGGCTAATGATAAGTATCCAGCTCAGGGTGTTAATTACCATATCTCTGAGATTTTCTTGGATGAACTCAAGCCTTTTCTTCCAATTAGGAGGGAAGCACTAGATGCCTTGTTGAGTCCTTTCTTTTCTGTGATGATGAAATCTGCAGACAAGGTTCAGTTGAATAAGATTAAATCCAGCATGTTTGGGTGCTTGCTTAGAAATGGAAGAAAGCTTTTGGATCTCAGAAAATCAGGGGATGATGTTGATTCCAGTGATGAAGTGGTGTTATTTGGGACAATAGCTTTGAATTTGGGACTTTCCTCAAAGTTCTTTGATATGGGTTCTTCTTCAGACTGTCTTCAAGGCAATAGGAAAGTGTTGTTTGCTTTGCATAAGGAGTTTCTCAAGTTAGCGAAGGATTTGGAAAATGCTGGGATAGAGATTCCGTATCCGCAGGTTGAAGATGGCAATGCAGATGAGGTGCCTGATTTGATTCCTATTATCGGGCAGGATGTTCAAGCAGCTGAAGTCTCCTCAGAGCCAGTTGAGGTGGCTGCTGTAGTTGCTAATGGTTCAGCTGACAAACCTtcgaagaagaataagaaggcCAAGAAGGCATTGGTTGGAAATGGGAAAAAAGCtaaaaaagttaaaaagaaTAAGAATGTTGTTCCTGACTCCATGGTGTTAGAAAATGGCACCACCTCTGATGACCAGAATGAGGTTGTAAATGTAAACAATGGCGAGAATTCAA ATGGAAACCTGACACATGATGGAAATTTGATTGCATTCAGTGAATCTGTGATATCAAATCTACAGATGCAGTTTGAGAAAGTTGCTGCTGAGGTTGGCATGGGTGTGGATGGTATGAGCTCACTTGATTCACCTACATCAGTGATTAATCGCTCTGTatcaaaaaagagaaagagatcaaAGAGTACAGATGGGCAGGTTTCTCATACTCTGGGTTTGTGTAATCCGGGAGTTGTCGGAGGTAGTGCAGCTGGAAAGAGTGGGGAAAATAGTGCCAAGAAGGTCAGGTTTTCCATGAAAAATAATTTGGTGTGGAAACCCCACAGTCCCTTACCTCCACAAAGTTTGAGGTTACCACCATCTGCGACTCCTAGAGGTAGTGCACTTAAGAAAGGGATTCCTGCAGGCCCTATTAGAGAGATTCCACCCACAACAAAAAGGGTGAAGCTGAAGACAAGTTCTGTCAAGAAGGGGCGGAAGGCTAAAAAGAGTGTTTTGCCAGCCATCAAACAATTAAGGAAGTTGCGATCCCTTTCTGTTTAA
- the LOC122667581 gene encoding ribosomal RNA processing protein 1 homolog isoform X1, which translates to MDCALTGSFIAKQLASCDKKTRDRALQTLKTWLPSQHQVPEEEMKKIWKGLFYCVWHADKQPVQLELINRLTSLLVSLDLVVSFQYIEVFLTTMGREWSGIDFLRLDKFYLLFRRFIHNLFFLLKKNSWDIELLSRFMGVLEEKTLLANDKYPAQGVNYHISEIFLDELKPFLPIRREALDALLSPFFSVMMKSADKVQLNKIKSSMFGCLLRNGRKLLDLRKSGDDVDSSDEVVLFGTIALNLGLSSKFFDMGSSSDCLQGNRKVLFALHKEFLKLAKDLENAGIEIPYPQVEDGNADEVPDLIPIIGQDVQAAEVSSEPVEVAAVVANGSADKPSKKNKKAKKALVGNGKKAKKVKKNKNVVPDSMVLENGTTSDDQNEVVNVNNGENSNDDGEVKDKDNSDIADIDISNGNLTHDGNLIAFSESVISNLQMQFEKVAAEVGMGVDGMSSLDSPTSVINRSVSKKRKRSKSTDGQVSHTLGLCNPGVVGGSAAGKSGENSAKKVRFSMKNNLVWKPHSPLPPQSLRLPPSATPRGSALKKGIPAGPIREIPPTTKRVKLKTSSVKKGRKAKKSVLPAIKQLRKLRSLSV; encoded by the coding sequence ATGGACTGTGCCCTAACCGGCTCGTTCATAGCGAAGCAACTCGCCTCATGCGACAAAAAAACCAGAGACAGGGctctccaaaccctaaaaacatgGCTTCCTTCGCAGCACCAAGTGCCcgaagaagagatgaagaagatctgGAAAGGGCTCTTCTACTGTGTCTGGCACGCGGACAAGCAACCCGTACAGCTCGAGCTCATCAATCGTCTCACTTCGTTGCTCGTAAGTCTAGATCTCGTTGTTTCTTTTCAATACATTGAGGTTTTTTTGACTACAATGGGTCGTGAGTGGAGTGGTATCGATTTTCTGAGGTTGGATAAGTTTTACCTTTTGTTTAGGAGGTTTATCCACAATTTGTTCTTTCTGTTGAAGAAGAATTCATGGGATATTGAGCTTTTGAGTCGTTTTATGGGTGTTTTGGAGGAGAAGACTTTGTTGGCTAATGATAAGTATCCAGCTCAGGGTGTTAATTACCATATCTCTGAGATTTTCTTGGATGAACTCAAGCCTTTTCTTCCAATTAGGAGGGAAGCACTAGATGCCTTGTTGAGTCCTTTCTTTTCTGTGATGATGAAATCTGCAGACAAGGTTCAGTTGAATAAGATTAAATCCAGCATGTTTGGGTGCTTGCTTAGAAATGGAAGAAAGCTTTTGGATCTCAGAAAATCAGGGGATGATGTTGATTCCAGTGATGAAGTGGTGTTATTTGGGACAATAGCTTTGAATTTGGGACTTTCCTCAAAGTTCTTTGATATGGGTTCTTCTTCAGACTGTCTTCAAGGCAATAGGAAAGTGTTGTTTGCTTTGCATAAGGAGTTTCTCAAGTTAGCGAAGGATTTGGAAAATGCTGGGATAGAGATTCCGTATCCGCAGGTTGAAGATGGCAATGCAGATGAGGTGCCTGATTTGATTCCTATTATCGGGCAGGATGTTCAAGCAGCTGAAGTCTCCTCAGAGCCAGTTGAGGTGGCTGCTGTAGTTGCTAATGGTTCAGCTGACAAACCTtcgaagaagaataagaaggcCAAGAAGGCATTGGTTGGAAATGGGAAAAAAGCtaaaaaagttaaaaagaaTAAGAATGTTGTTCCTGACTCCATGGTGTTAGAAAATGGCACCACCTCTGATGACCAGAATGAGGTTGTAAATGTAAACAATGGCGAGAATTCAAATGATGATGGTGAAGTGAAGGATAAGGATAACAGCGACATTGCAGATATTGATATTTCAAATGGAAACCTGACACATGATGGAAATTTGATTGCATTCAGTGAATCTGTGATATCAAATCTACAGATGCAGTTTGAGAAAGTTGCTGCTGAGGTTGGCATGGGTGTGGATGGTATGAGCTCACTTGATTCACCTACATCAGTGATTAATCGCTCTGTatcaaaaaagagaaagagatcaaAGAGTACAGATGGGCAGGTTTCTCATACTCTGGGTTTGTGTAATCCGGGAGTTGTCGGAGGTAGTGCAGCTGGAAAGAGTGGGGAAAATAGTGCCAAGAAGGTCAGGTTTTCCATGAAAAATAATTTGGTGTGGAAACCCCACAGTCCCTTACCTCCACAAAGTTTGAGGTTACCACCATCTGCGACTCCTAGAGGTAGTGCACTTAAGAAAGGGATTCCTGCAGGCCCTATTAGAGAGATTCCACCCACAACAAAAAGGGTGAAGCTGAAGACAAGTTCTGTCAAGAAGGGGCGGAAGGCTAAAAAGAGTGTTTTGCCAGCCATCAAACAATTAAGGAAGTTGCGATCCCTTTCTGTTTAA